The Rhodothermales bacterium genome contains the following window.
GAGTTTGACGGCACGCTGGACCCACTGGATGCCGCCGTGTGGGATGCGCCGTTCGCGCGCCGGCTGGCCGATACGGGCGCGAAGGTGGGCTTCGGTCGCTATCTCGAGCCCCGCATTTGTTATCGAGGCGATCAGTTCAAGTGGGGAGGAAGTGGTCCGGAGCGGCAGCGCACAATCCACCTCGGCGTGGACCTCTTCGCCCCTGCAGGTACGGGCGTAAGCACGCCGTATGACGCGGTGGTCGAGCACGTCGTGCACAATGACCAACCGCTGGACTACGGGCCCACCGTGATTCTGCGGCATGAAGCCGGCGATACGCCGTTCTACACACTCTTTGGTCACCTGGGCATGGGGGTGCTGGACACCCTGAAGGCCGGGGACCGCCTGAAGGCGGGGCAGCGTTTTGCGGATCTGGGTGATTCGAACGTCAACGGTGGTTGGTCTCCGCACCTGCACTTCCAACTCTACGCCGACAATCTCGACAACCTGGGCAACATGCCTGGCGTCGCGTTTGCCTCCCAGGCGCGCACATGGGAATCGATCTCGCCGGACCCGAACCTGGTCTTGCGCACGGTCCTGCCGCTGCGGCACGAGCAGCCCCCGGATCTCGGCGCCCGGCGCGCCGCCCACCTGGGGCCCAGTCTGAGTCTGTCCTATCGCCGCCCTCTGCACATCGTGCGCGGAATCGGCGCGCACCTTTTTGACGCCCAGGGTGGTGCTTACCTGGATTGCGTCAACAACGTGTGTCACCTGGGGCATGCGCACCCGGCCGTTGTTCGTGCCGCATCACGGCAGCTCTCGGTTCTGAACACCAACACCCGCTATCTGCACCAGAACATTCTGGACTACGCGGAGGCGCTGGCAGACACACTGCCGGGAGACCTGGAGGTGTGCTTCCTGGTCAATAGCGGTTCCGAGGCCAACGATCTCGCCCTCCGTATGGCGCGAACCGCTACAGGTGGCACCGGCACGCTGGTGCTGGATGGAGGCTACCACGGCAACCTGACCTCGCTTGTTGCCATCAGTCCCTACAAGTTTGACGGCCCGGGCGGTAGCGGCGCCGGAGACCGGGTAGCGGTCCTGGAGATGCCGGATCCCTATCGGAATCCCGGATTGGATGCGTCCCGTGGTGCGCACGATGCGCGGCGTGCCGCAACGGCCCTCGCTGCTCGTGGCCATGCGCCTGCCGCGCTGATTGCAGAGAGTATTCTGAGCTGCGGGGGCCAGATCGAGCCGCCCGAAGGGTACCTGCAGGCCGTCTACGCGGAAGCTCGACAAGCCGGCGCGGTATGCATTGCCGATGAGGTTCAGACCGGGTTTGGCCGGGTTGGCGACGCCATGTGGGCCTTCGAGCTGCAGGGCGTCGCGCCGGATATCGTGACCCTGGGCAAGCCGATCGGTAACGGATTTCCGCTTGGTGCTGTTGTGACTACCCGCAGAATCGCGCAGGCGTTTGCCAACGGCATGGAGTATTTCAACACGTTCGGAGGGAACCCGGTCTCCAGTGCGGTGGGCCTGGCCGTGCTGAGGGTCATCCTGGAAGAGAACTTGCAAACCCATGCGCAGGAGGTCGGCAGCCATCTGAAAGCGGGCCTGGAAGCCCTCAAGGCGCAGCACGCCCTGATCGGGGATGTGAGGGGTCGTGGTCTGTTCCTGGGGTTCGAGCTTGTGCGGGACCGGACCACGCTTGAACCTGCCGACCGGGAGGCCACATGGTTGGCGAACCGCATGCGGGACCTGGGCGTGCTTATCTCAACCGACGGCCCCCTGCACAACGTCATCAAATTGAAGCCACCGCTGGCATTCTCTCGCGATGACGCGGACGAACTCCTGGAAAAACTCGATGTGGTCCTTCGTGATACGTGTTTGCAGCCTGTGTAGCGCCCTGATCTTGAGCGCCTGTGCCGGATCTGGTGTAGTCCCGATGGGCGATGGGGGTAGTCTCGACCTGCAGGCCGGCGCCTCCGAACAGGTGATCATTCCCGGGACCGAGGTCACTCTGGATCTTGTGTTTGTGCCCACAGAAGGCGTCGTGTCGCTGGGAGACGCTCGCGTGGAGATCTCACCGTTCTGGATGGCGCGCCACGAAACCACTTTCGAACAGTTCGGAGTCTTTCGCCACGTGGAGCAGGACTCTCCCGTAACGGCGACTCCGCAGCCCATGGACGTGGACGCCGTAGCTCGACCGAGTCCGCCGTATGAGGATCCGTCGGCCGGCATGAGCCGCGACGGATTCCCGGCCACCGGAATGACCCAGTGGGCGGCGCTGCAGTATGCGAGATGGCTGTCGGCCAAGACCGGGGACTTCTGGCGGCTTCCGACCGAGGCTGAATGGGAGCACGCCTGCCGGCTCGGAGGCAGGCGCACGCTCGCAACGGACGCCTGGTACCTGGAGAACTCCGGCGAGGAGCTCCATGAGGTGGCCAGTCGCCCTGCGGACTCCCTGGGGCTGCACGACATGCTCGGAAACGCCTCTGAATGGATGCTGGACGAATACCGCAATGATGTTCAGGCCGTTTGGTCCGAAGGCCCGGACCCATGGGCCCGCCCCGCCCGACTGCATCCGCGCACAGTTCGGGGCGGAGCGTTCGACGACGGCCCGGGGATGCTGCGCTGCGAGGCGCGTCTCGAGTCCAGCCTGGCCTGGAAGGCCCGGGATCCGCAAATCCCCAAAAGCTTCTGGTGGAACACGGATTCTCCATTCCTGGGCTTCCGGCTGGTCCGGCCGGTCGTGCAGCCAAGTGCGCAGGCTCAGGCGGAGTTCTGGGCGCTCGTGCTCGGCGACTGAGGCGCCGCCGCGCCCCCAAGCGCTTCGCCCGCGGGTCCGCGCTCCACCCGCCGCGCCGCCGCGCCCCCCGGCGCCTCGCCCGCGGCCGCCGCGCTCCGCCCGCCGCGTTCGCCCGGCCGCCGCGTTCGCCCCGCCGCCGCGTTCGCCCCCATCACCCGTTGCCGCCATCCGACTCCTGATCGTACTCTGGCGCATCCAAATCTCCCGACCCCATGTCCGACTTCTCCCGCCGCGAATTCCTGCAGCGCACCACGGCCGTTGTCGGCGGCGCCATCGCGCTGCCCTCCATAACGAACGCCTCGGCCTACTACGGCACGGACGATGTCATCCGGGTCGGCCTTGTCGGGTGTGGTGGACGCGGCACGGGCGCGGCCTACCAGGCACTCGCCACCAGCCAGAACGTGCAGTTGGTCGCCGTTGCAGACGCGTTCCAGGACCAGCTGGACAGCTGCCTGGAAAACCTGACGCGTGAGCCTGACGACGCAACGGGCGAGCAGGTGCGTTCCCGGGTGCAGGTGCCGCCGGAGCATCGTTTCGTTGGGTTCGACGGGTACCGCCAGGTTATCCCGCTGGTCGATGTCGTCCTCCTCGCAACACCACCCGGATTCCGCCCGATTCACTTTGCGGAGGCCGTGGCGGCCGGCAAGCACGTGTTCATGGAGAAACCGGTGGCGACGGACGCACCGGGCGTTCGGCAGGTGCTTGAATCTGCCGCGGAGGCCAAGGCGAAAAGCCTCAATGTGGTGGTAGGTCTGCAGCGCCACTACCAGACAGTGTATCGCGAGTGGGTGGATCGGCTGCACGCCGGCATGATCGGCTCCATGGTGCTCGGACGCGTGTATTGGAACAGCTCAGGTGTCTGGGTGCGGGATCGCGCCTCCATGGAGGAGACAGCCGGGCGGCCTCTCACGGAAATGGAGTACCAGATGCGCAATTGGTACTACTTCAACTGGCTCTGCGGGGACCACATCTGCGAGCAGCACATCCACAACCTGGATGTTGGCAACTGGGTGATGCAGGGCTACCCGACGGTCGCCAATGGTCAGGGTGGCCGGGAGGTGAGACGGGGTCTGGACCACGGCCAGATCTTCGATCACCACATGGTCGAGTTCGAGTACGAGAGTGGCGCCCGCGTGCTCAGTCAGTGTCGTCACATAGAGGGCTGCATGAACCGGGTCTCCGAGGGCTTCCACGGCACGTCAGGCTCGGCTCCGAGACCGGGCCTCATCCAGTCCGCATCCGGTCACGACCTGTTCCGTCACGACACAAAGGGCGATCCCAACCCCTACCAGGTGGAGCACGACGAATTGTTCACGGCCATCGCCGCCGGCGAGCACCGGTACAACGACGGCGAGAACGGTGCCTATGCAACCCTGACCTCCATCATGGGCCGCATGGCGACCTACACCGGTCGCGAAATCACCTGGGAGGAGGCGCTCAATGACGAGACCAGCCTCATGCCCGAGCGCTTCACGTTCGACGCAGACCCACCGGTGCTTCCGGATGCCGACGGCCGCTACCCGGTGCCGGTGCCGGGTGCTCGCACGTGATCCTCCCGGTATTCCTGACTCTGGCGCTGGCGGCGCAGCCAGTACCTGGGGCTGCGGCCGGCGAGGCGGATTGCAGCCCATCGCAAGCCCCCCGCTACGAAGCGCAGCGGGCCCTCATGGGCACGCTGTTTCGGGTCGTGGTGCGCTCCGATCAGGATCCCTCACAGATCCGGGCAGCCATGGAGCAGGCCCTGGACCTGGGCCGCGAACTCGAACAGACGTTCAGCGACTATCAGCCATCCAGCGAGGTCAACAGTCTGGCGCAGTCTGGCGGGGGCACCCCGAGCCCTGACGTCCTGCACCTCCTGGAGCGATCGACCCAACTGCACCACGAGACGGGTGGTGCTTTCGATGTGGCTCAGGGCCATCTCACCCGACTCTGGCGCCGGGCCGAGCGCCGGCAGCAGGCTCCGGACGAAGAAGCCCTGAGTCGTGCCGCGGCACAGAGTGGCATGCATCTCGTCCATCTGCAGACGGGCGATGAGCTCCTGCTGAAAAACGGCGTGCGCCTGGACTTCGGCGGAATCGCCAAGGGATACGCCGCAGACCGCCTGCTGGAGTTGCTCGAGCGCGCCGGGTTGTCCGAGGCGTTGATCGACGCGGGCGGCGACCTGCGCATTGGTGCGGGCGGCTGGGCAGTTTCCGTGGATGGCGTCGCTCGCGTGGAGTGCCATTCGGCCATCGCCAGCTCCGGGGGACGATGGCAGCAGGTATCCGGGATGTACGCGCACATCGTAGACCCTGCCACCGGCAAAGGGGTGGCGCCGAACCGCAGCGTCACAGTGCGCGCCCGGGACGCCACAACCGCCGATGCCCTCGCGACCGCTTTTTCCGTAATGCCGCCGTCCGAAGCCCGGTCTCTGGCAGCGCACCTGAACGTCGAACTCACGATTACCCGGCACGACCCATGAATCGCCGAAGCTTTCTGACCACCGGGGCGCTGGCCGCTGCCGCCGCCGCATCGCCCATGAGTTCGAGTGTCGTATCCGCGACCCCGACCAGGCTCAGCAGCGATGACCCTTTCAACCTTGCCTATGCGCCGCACCTGGGCATGTTCAGGCAAAGCGCCGGACAGGATCCGCTCGACCAGCTTCGATTCATGGCAGAACGCGGCTTCCGTGCCTTCGAAGACAATGGCATGAAGGGCCGAGACCTGACGCTCCAGGAGGGCATGGCGCGGGTGATGGCTGAGCACGATATCACGATGGGCGTGTTCGTGGCTCACACCATTTTCTGGAGGCAGCCCAATCTGGCCAGTGGCCGCCAGGATTGGCGAGACCAGTTCCTGCAGGAGATCACCGAGTCGGTTGAAGTGGCCAAACGCGTGAATGCCACCTGGATGACCGTGGTGCCCGGCCACGTCGACCTGCGCCTGGACGCCGGGTATCAAATGGCGAACGTGGTGGAATCACTTCGCCGCGCCTGCGACATCCTCGAACCGCACGGCCTCGTGATGGTGCTGGAGCCACTGAACAAGCGCGATCATCCGGGCCTGTTCCTGACGGACATCGCACAGGCTTTTGCCGTGTGCCGCGCTGTTGACAGCCCTTCGTGCAAGATCCTGAATGACCTGTATCACCAGCAGATCACCGAGGGCAACCTGATCCCGAACATCGATGCCGCCTGGCACGAGATTGCGTACTTCCAGGTCGGTGACAACCCGGGGCGCAAGGAGCCGACGACGGGGGAAATCAACTACCTCAACGTCTTCCGTCACATCCACGAGAAGGGTTTTGCCGGCGTGATCGGCATGGAGCACGGGAACGCCAATCCCGGGGTCGAGGGAGAGGAGGCCCTGATTCGAGCTTACCGCGAGGTTGACGCGTTCTAGCCACCCGGACCGCCCGTGCTAAGCGGGGACCGGTCCCCCCACAACGTCTGAGTCGCCTTTCAGCAGCCTCAGCAAATCTTCGGGGCCGCGGCAGAGGGCGTCTGCGCCGATGCGCCTCCAGGCATGGGGTGACTGCTCGAAAGCTCCGCCTCCCACCACGACCGGACAGCCTTCAAGTTTGGAGTCGGCCCGGATTCGGGCGATGACTTCGGAGGCCGGCCGCATGTTGATGGGCAGTGTCACTGAGAGCCCCACGAGCACCGGTCTTTCGTATGCCATGGTGCCGGTGATGACATCATGGGGGTTATTGCCTCCAAGATTCCGTACGCGCCATCCGTCGGTCTTGAGCACATCGGCCAGGACAGAAAGTCCGATGTCGTGCAACTCGCGATCAACACCTGACAGCACTACGGTGCCCCTGGCGGCGGGAGCCTCCGGCTGCATGTGCTGGCGACAATAGGCGAACACGGCCGGCAGGATGGCCGTGGCGGTATGCTCCTCCTGCCACGTGATCTGGTTATCCTGCCACAATCTGCCTACGCTGTACATCACAGGCTGGACCAGGCCGAGGTAGAGTTCTCGAATGTCGGCACCCGCCTCATGGGCCCTGCGCACGACATCGACGGCTCCCGCGTGGTCGCCCCTAACCAGCCTGTCGAGTAGCAGCTTGCTTCGCTCCTGCATCTCCTCGGACTGCGAAAGCCACGTCTTTGGAAGGTCCGGTTTGAACAGGTCCGTCTCGGGGAGTCCTGCCAGCCTGCGAGTCTCTGCCGCCACCTGGGCCGGTGTCTCGGACTCCTCTACCAGGTCGGCCAGCACCTGGAAGTGGGCGCGCAGGCAGCGGTGTGACAGCCCCCTGGCGACCAGTACCCGGCCCACCCACCGAGCATACTCGACAAACGCGGTATCGTCCTGCGCCTCTATCGCCAGGTCGAAATGCTCCAGGTGCCGTGCTCCGTGTTCGGGCAATGCGCCTCGCAGCGGCGCATCGGAGCTCAGCTCCTCCGGAAAGCGCTGCATGAGAATACCGGCGGCCCTGACGACGGTCTGCTCGACGTCTGCAAGGTCGATGCGTGTCAGCCGCACGCGTCTGGGGAGTGCTTCCTGAAGAGTCACGGCGAATGAGGCTGAGTCAACATAACCCGGCCGGCTACGTGATCCAATCTCAGTCCAGCGGACGCACGTTGTAGCCTTCGTGCTGCAGCATGCGCACCTCGGAGCTGACCCTGCGTTCGAAGTCCGGCCAGGCTCGCTGCTGAGCCGGAGTCCAGAGCACCTCGGACATGGCCAGCATGCGCGGCAGGATCATGTACTCCAGTTTCTCGGGTGAACTGATGTACTCCGTCCAGACGTTGCCCTGCCCGCCCAGAATGCGCCCCGCTTCGGCGCTCGTCAGTTCCTCAGGCACTGGCTCGAAGCTATAGACCGTCTCCAGGTCGAGTCCGTGACCGGGCCAGTCCGCGGCGATGGGCTCTGACCCCGGGTCGCCCTGGTACAGGTCGAAATAGGTGTGACTGACCGGGGTCATGATCACGTCGTGTCCCTGCCGGGCCGCCTCGATGCCGCCCACCGTGCCCCGCCAGGACATGACCACGGCACCGGGTGCCAGGCCGCCCTCGCGAATCTCGTCCCAGCCGATCATGCGCCGTCCAAGTCCGGCCACGATCTCCTGGACCCGCTTCATGAACCAGCTCTGGAGCGCCACCTCATCCGCCAGCCCCTCTTGCTCCATGATCTCCTGGGCCACCGGGTTGGAGGCCCATTGTGCCTTGGGCACCTCATCGCCGCCTACGTGAATGAACCGGGACGGAAACAGTCCGGCCACCTCGCCCAGCACCGTCTCGATGAACCGGAAGGTTTCCGGGTGCGGGCAGAACACGTCCTCGTGCACCCCCCAGACCGTGGAAACCTCGTAGGGTCCGCCGGTGCATCCAAGCTCCGGGTAGGCGGCCAGCGCCGCCCGGGCATGTCCGGGCATCTCGATTTCGGGGATGACCTCGATCCCCAGCCCGCCGGCGTACTCGACGATGTCCCGAACCTCTTCCTGCGTGTAGAAGCCACCGTGGGGAATGCCGTCTCCCACAAACGGGTTGAAGTTCTTTTCCAGGATGGTCTCGGCCCGCCTGCTCCCGATCTCGGTCAGCAGCGGGTAGGCCTTAATCTCAATGCGCCAGCCCTGGTCATCCGTCAGGTGCCAGTGAAACCGGTTCATGCGATATCGCGCCATGAGGTCCAGAAACCGCTTCACGACGTCAGGCTCAAAGAAGTGTCGGCTGACGTCGAGGTGCATCCCGCGATAGGAGAATCGAGGGCGATCATCGATCAGCACACCCGGCAGGCGGGCATCCTCGCGAACCATGCGCGCAAGCGCCAGCGCTCCGTGGCGGAATCCGGCGGGGTCGGACGCTCTCAAGAACACGCCTTCCCGCCCGACGCGAAGCTGAAAGGACTCCGACGCCAGTCCCGGGGCCGATTCCAGGGACAGAGTGCCCGAACCGTCGGGCACGAGACGTGCCTGCAACAGATCCGCCACGTCCTGGGCCGGCGCGAGCCCATCGCCCGAAACCGATGGGTTATCAGGCCAACTGAATCCCCGGCCGGTCCATTCCACGGATGCCGGGTACGGAATCAGCGGCAGACGGTCCGATGGAGCGGGCATGCAGGACGCGGCCAGCAGGAGAAGGGGGGCAAGTCGTCGAATCGGCGGCCAGGGCACCTCCGAAGGTACGTATCTTCGGCGCCCAAACCCCGGGTATATGCAGCACTCCGACTACACGGAGCGGGTGGTCAACCTGCTCGACCCTTCCGCCAATATTTTTCTTTCGGGCGATGAGGCCCAGGCCCTGTCCGCCATGGAGGCGGGCGATGCCGAGGCCCTGGGTGCCGTCAGCGGGCAGTTCGCTCTGCTGCAGCGTTCGGGCAAGACGGTGCGCCTGGCGCGGTCCATCGGCCGGCCCATGCGGTACTTCCTGGCCAAGCGCGCCGAGGGGCCCTGCCTGATCGTAGCCGAGCGCATGGACGAGATTCGTCACCAGCTTGCGCTGGAGGGCCTTGAGGACCAGTTCCATCCGTCGTACACCCGCATGGTGCCCGCCCATTTCATGCTGGAGCTGGAGCTGATTGGGTGCCCCGATCCGAACCCGGAGTACCACCGGTTCTTTGATCCGCCCCGCGAACAATGGGCTCCAGACATCGACGAAATCGGGCGTCAATACATCGGCGCACTGGCCCGCGTATGTGACGCCTGGCTGGACACCATTTCGGAGAAGGCGCCCATCGGGGTGCTGTTTTCCGGTGGCATCGACAGCGGCGCGGTGTTTCTCACCTTGCGTCACCTGCTGCTGGCGCGCGGCCAGGCGCCGCAGCGATTGAAGGCATTTACCCTGCGCGTGGGAGGCGGTCAGGATGCCGAGCAGGCACACGCGTTCATGCAGGCCCTCGGACACACCATGTATCTGGAGGTCGTCGATGTCGCGATGGAGGACTTCGACTACCGCGCTGCCGTGCGGGTTACCGAGGATTACAAGCCGCTCGATGTGCAAAGTGCTACTGCGGCCCTGGCGCTCTGCCGGGAAATTCGGAACCGCTATCCCGACTGGGTCTGGCTGGCTGATGGCGACGGCGGCGACGAGAACCTGAAGGACTACCCCATCGAAGAGAATCCGGAGCTGACCATTCGCAGCGTGCTGAACAACCAGATGCTATACCAGGAGGGTTGGGGGGTGCATGCCATCAAGCACTCGCTGACCTATTCAGGTGGGCAGAGCCGGGGTCACGTGCGGTCCTATGCGCCCGCACGCGCGCTCGGATTCAAGGGATTCAGTCCATTTGCGATACCCGAGGTGATCGAGGTCGCCGAGGGCATCCCGTTCATCGAACTCACGGACTGGGATCACGAGGCGCTCTACGCGCTCAAGGGGCAGGTCGTCGCGGCCGGCATTGAGGCGCTGACCGGCGAGAAGATGCCGGTTTTTGAGAAGCGCCGTTTCCAGCGGGGCGTGGTCGACGACGGGGAGTTCGACCAGGCTTTTCCGGATTCGGAGCTCGCCTACCGGCGCGTGTTCGACACGCTGTTCGCTTGAGCCTGGTCCTGGACGACGCGGCCATTCTCGCGGCCAGGGGCCCGCGGGCCAAGCTGGACCCGGAGCGGCCGTATGCCGTGCACAGCGAGTCTGAAACGCTCGCTGACGGCACCCGCGCGCAGGTTCTGACGGTCTTCCTCACCAATCGCGAATGTCCCTTCCGATGCTTGATGTGCGACCTCTGGACGCACACCCTGACGCACACGCCCGCACCGGGTCAGGTGGTTCGGCAGATTGAATGGGCGATGGGCCAGGCCCCCGGATTCGACCACATCAAGCTGTACAACGCCGGCAGCTTCTTCGACCGCAAGGCCTTTCCTCCGGAGGATCTGCCGGAGGTGGCACAGGTGCTCGGACGGACCCGCCGCGTCATCGTGGAGAACCACCCGGCTCTGTGCGGAGACGCGGTGTTCGAGTTCGCCGCTCGCATCCACGGCAGGCTGGAGGTCGCGCTGGGCCTCGAGACGGCCCATCCCGGGGTGCTGGAGCGCCTGAACAAGCGCATGACAGTCGCCGACTTTGAGCACGCCGCCAGGCGTCTGCGACGGGGCGGCGTCGACGTTCGCACCTTCGTGCTCGTGCGGCCCCCGTTCATGAATGAGGACGAGGGCATCCACTGGGCGGTGGAGAGTGCACGTGTGGCCTGGCAGGCAGGTGCCCAGGTCGTCACGCTCATCCCGACGCGGGCCGGCAACGGCATCATGGACCAGTTGCAGCGCAACGGGCACTTCACGCCGCCGACGGTGAAGGCGCTCGAGTCGGCCGTCGAGCAGACCCTTGCGCAGACGCCTCCGGGCGTGCGCGTGTTCGGAGATCTATGGGACGTTGATCGCCTGGAAGGGTGTGCCCGATGTGCGCAGAATCGGCAGGCGCGCATCGCTCGAATGAACCGGGATCAGCGCGTGCCGACGCCGGTCCTGTGTGATGCCTGTTGACGGTGCGCGCTGACCTGCTGATCGTCGGAGGCGGATTCGCGGGATCGGCCATGGCCATGGTTGCGGCGCGACTGGGCCTGGATGTGGTGTTGATCGACCGCGGCAGGCACCCGAGGTTTGCCGTCGGTGAGTCCACCACCCCGGCCGGCAACATGGCCCTGGCCGCGATGGGCCGCCGGTACGGCATCCCGCTGTTCACGGCGATGTCGCGCTACGGCACCTGGAAGGAGCAGCTTCCGGAGGTCGACGTCGGGCGCAAGCGGGGTTTCGCGTACTGGTTCCACGGTTCAGCGCACCCGGAGCTGCGGGTAGCGGCGTCTGCGGACGATTTCCACTGCGACACGCACTGGCTCCGCTCAGAGGTAGATGCCAGACTGTTTGAAGAGGCCCGGGCGATGGGTGTCGAGGCGTGGCAGGAGACGGAAATCGTTGGCCTGCATCGAGCGAAACGTTGGAAGGCGCGGCTCTCTTGCGGGCGCCTGGTCCAGGCGCGGGTACTCGTCGACGCTACCGGGTCGGCTGAGTTTGCCGCGCGCTTCCTGGATGCCGGGCGCGGTCCCGACATGCGCATCAGGACGTACGCGGCGTTTTCGCACATGCGTGGTCTGCCTCCGTGGGGCGAGTTCATGGACCTGGACGACGATCCGTTTCCGGCCCATGAGTCAGCGCAGCACCACGTCACAACGGGGGGTTGGATGTGGCAGCTTGGCTTCGATTCCGGCGTCACAAGCGTCGGAATCGTGGGGCCATCACCTCCGGACCTTTCGCACTTCCTGAGTGGAGCGCCTTCTCTGGCTCAGCAGGTGGAGGCCGCCTCCGAAACGCGGCCGTGGGCTTCGACGCCGCGGCTTCAGCGTCGGGTAGTGTGCGCGGGAGGACCAGACTGGTTGCTGCTGCCGGCGTCGGCCGGGTTCGTGGATCCGCTGCATTCGACGGGTATCGCACACGGTCTGTCGGCCGTGGAGCGCGCTGCTGCCGTGCTCGCCGGGGGCGACAGCGATTTCACCGCGCTTGGCGCGCACATCCTGGGCGAACTGGATCACCTGGATCATCTCACGGCGGCTTGCTACGCGACGCTGGGCCGGCCGGCTGATTTTGTGGCGGCCACCATGCTCTACTTCGCGGCAAGCATCCGGTATGAGCAGGACCGCATCGCCCGTGGAAACTCCACCCCCGGGTTTCTCGGCGCCGACGACTCGGCGCTTCGCTCGGTCGTCAAACAGGCGCCGGACCGGGCCACAACAGCCGGCTTTGCCGATTGGGTGCGCGAGGCGATTGCGCCCTGGAATGCCATCGGGCTGATGGACCCGAAGTTCGCGCACCGGTATGCCCACACGGCGCCGCGTGGTTGGTGATTCCGTCTCCCCGGGCTAACGGACCCGTGTCACAGAAGTCGTGGACCGGCGCCCGTCCGGCCCGGTCACCGCGATCACATAGGTCCCCGACGGAGCCGATTCGCCGGAGCGCAGCCCACCATCCCATCGCACAATGGCGCCCGATGCTGTAGGCAGCACCTCTGGAAGCGCCACCACGCGACCAAGCATGTCGTAGACCACCGCCCCGGAAGCCCGGCCCGTCACGTCGATGCGCGTCGCGTTCGAGAAAGGATTCGGGAAGGCCGGCTCGGCCATGAAACGCGGCACCTCGGGCAGGGACTCCGTGGCCACCGGGTCGCCGAGT
Protein-coding sequences here:
- a CDS encoding cobalamin-dependent protein (Presence of a B(12) (cobalamin)-binding domain implies dependence on cobalamin itself, in one of its several forms, or in some unusual lineages, dependence on a cobalamin-like analog.); this encodes MTLQEALPRRVRLTRIDLADVEQTVVRAAGILMQRFPEELSSDAPLRGALPEHGARHLEHFDLAIEAQDDTAFVEYARWVGRVLVARGLSHRCLRAHFQVLADLVEESETPAQVAAETRRLAGLPETDLFKPDLPKTWLSQSEEMQERSKLLLDRLVRGDHAGAVDVVRRAHEAGADIRELYLGLVQPVMYSVGRLWQDNQITWQEEHTATAILPAVFAYCRQHMQPEAPAARGTVVLSGVDRELHDIGLSVLADVLKTDGWRVRNLGGNNPHDVITGTMAYERPVLVGLSVTLPINMRPASEVIARIRADSKLEGCPVVVGGGAFEQSPHAWRRIGADALCRGPEDLLRLLKGDSDVVGGPVPA
- a CDS encoding beta-N-acetylhexosaminidase, which produces MPAPSDRLPLIPYPASVEWTGRGFSWPDNPSVSGDGLAPAQDVADLLQARLVPDGSGTLSLESAPGLASESFQLRVGREGVFLRASDPAGFRHGALALARMVREDARLPGVLIDDRPRFSYRGMHLDVSRHFFEPDVVKRFLDLMARYRMNRFHWHLTDDQGWRIEIKAYPLLTEIGSRRAETILEKNFNPFVGDGIPHGGFYTQEEVRDIVEYAGGLGIEVIPEIEMPGHARAALAAYPELGCTGGPYEVSTVWGVHEDVFCPHPETFRFIETVLGEVAGLFPSRFIHVGGDEVPKAQWASNPVAQEIMEQEGLADEVALQSWFMKRVQEIVAGLGRRMIGWDEIREGGLAPGAVVMSWRGTVGGIEAARQGHDVIMTPVSHTYFDLYQGDPGSEPIAADWPGHGLDLETVYSFEPVPEELTSAEAGRILGGQGNVWTEYISSPEKLEYMILPRMLAMSEVLWTPAQQRAWPDFERRVSSEVRMLQHEGYNVRPLD
- a CDS encoding tryptophan 7-halogenase; the protein is MRADLLIVGGGFAGSAMAMVAARLGLDVVLIDRGRHPRFAVGESTTPAGNMALAAMGRRYGIPLFTAMSRYGTWKEQLPEVDVGRKRGFAYWFHGSAHPELRVAASADDFHCDTHWLRSEVDARLFEEARAMGVEAWQETEIVGLHRAKRWKARLSCGRLVQARVLVDATGSAEFAARFLDAGRGPDMRIRTYAAFSHMRGLPPWGEFMDLDDDPFPAHESAQHHVTTGGWMWQLGFDSGVTSVGIVGPSPPDLSHFLSGAPSLAQQVEAASETRPWASTPRLQRRVVCAGGPDWLLLPASAGFVDPLHSTGIAHGLSAVERAAAVLAGGDSDFTALGAHILGELDHLDHLTAACYATLGRPADFVAATMLYFAASIRYEQDRIARGNSTPGFLGADDSALRSVVKQAPDRATTAGFADWVREAIAPWNAIGLMDPKFAHRYAHTAPRGW